In the genome of Diaphorobacter sp. HDW4A, the window GATCATCGGAATAGCCACCGCCGGTGACCACCACGGGTGCGGATGCAGCACCGCGATGGCCAGCATGCCCGTGATCACCAGTGCGAGCGTGCTGGCGGCAGAGCCGATGCCCAGACTCCACCAGCCGGTGAGCTTGTGCTTTTGGCGCGCAAGGATTTCGTGACTGGCCGATGCCAGCATGAACAGCACGACGGCCATGACCAGCCAGGGCGAGTGCAGTGAAAACACCGTCTTGAGGATCACGCCGACCAGCGAGAGCTGAATCAGCGCGCGCAGCGCTCCGACCACCAGTGACCGGGCAAGACCTAAATTCAAGGCCAGCGACAACCCGGCATTCGCCAGCAGCAGCGTGGCGGCGAGCGCGAGGCTCCAGTAGCTCACATCGGCGGCGGTAGTGTTCATTCATTCCCCTTGTCGCAGCGTTCGAGACGCCCATTCTTGAGGGTGAACTGGCGAGCCGCCATGCGTGCTGCCTGCTCGGCCGAATGGGTGACCAGCACGATGGAAAGACCGCGCTCGCGCAGCAGTGATTGGAGCAGGGATTCGACGAGCGTGATGGCCTCGGGGTCCAGCCCCGAAGTGGGCTCGTCGAGCAGCAGCACCTTGCAGTCCGGGCGTATCGCACGCAGCAATGCAAGCCGTTGCCGCTCGCCGGTGGACAGGCGCGCGACCTGCCAGTGGCGTGCATCCGGGTTCAGCGCCACCTTGGGGCACCATAGAGCAAAGTCGAAATCCTTGGCAAAGTGCGGGGCGACGTATTCATCCCACCAGCCGGACTCCGCAGGCACATAGGTCACCTGTTTGCGCCACACGGGCGCGCTCATCGACGAGCAGGCCACGCCATCCAGAAACGCTTCGCCCTCATGCGGATCGAGGTCTGCAATGACGCGCAGCAACACGCTCTTGCCCGCGCCAGACGGGGCCGTGATGGAGATACATTCGCTCGCATCGATGGCGAGATCAACGGGCCCGACATGCAGGCGCTGCAAGGACTGCAGTGCGAGTCGGGCAGCGCGGGTGCCATTGCCATTGCCATTGCGTGATGGTGAGTCGCTCATGAATAGCGAGTATGCACCCGCGTGCAGCGCAAAGTAGGCTACTGCGCCACGACCTCGATCTGCGTGATCAGCAGCGCACCGGTTTCGCGCTCGACATGAAAGCGCACCTTGTCGCCTTCCTTGAGCTTGGTGAGCTCGGCCGGGTTCTTGAGCGCGAACACCATGCTCATCGCGGGCATGTTCAGGTTGGCGATGGCCGCGTGGCGGATGCTGACCTTGCCTGCGGCGAGGTTGACGCGCAGCACCTCGCCGTCGGTCATCACCTGTGTGCTGTCTGCCGATGGGGCAGCAGCGGGTTCGGATGCATGGCTCATGTCGTGGCCCGCGTGGTCCATCTTGGCGGGCTCCTGCGCTTGCGCGTTGAAGGCGGACAACGCACCGAGCAGGAGCGCGGCAATCGTTGTGGTGGCGGTGGAGCGTTGGGTGTTTTGCTTCATGCTGTTCGTGGCCTTGGGCCGTTTCCTTGTTGTGTGGTCTTCAAAAAATGGATTAGTGAAAAGCGATCAGCGGTAGCTCGTGAACACGCTGGTAGAGACGTCGCTGTTCATGAGATTGCGGGTGACGAGCAGCACCTCGTACGGGTCCTTGCGGCCGCCGTAGTCAGGGCCGTCCATGCCGGGGCTGCCCACGGGCATGCCGGGCACGGTGAGGCCGAGCGCCTTGGGCTTTTGCTTGAGCAATTTGTGCACGTCGGACGCGGGCACATGGCCTTCGAGCAGATAGCTTCCAACGAGCGCCGTGTGGCACGAGCCGAGCCGCGCGGGCAGGCCGAGCTTGGCTCGCATTGCCGTGTTGCCGCTGTCGTGCGCGGTGACGGCAAAGCCGTTGTCTTCCATGTGCTTGATCCAGTCGCCGCAGCAGCCGCAGTTTGGGTCTTTCCAGACTTCGACTGCTATTTTTGCGGGCGTGCTGGTCAGAGCGGGAATCGCAGTCAGCGCGATGCTGGCGGCGATGCCGACCATGAGTTGGCGGCGTGGGAGGAGGGATTTTTTGCTCGACATGGTTTGGTTCCTCGAAGCGTCTAGCTGGTTGCGTTGAATGCGTTCCGGCATCATTGAGTCACCGTGAAAGTGCCGCGCATGCCCGCCTGAAAATGTCCTGCGATGAGGCAGGCAAAATCGAAACTTCCCGCCCGGTTGAACTGCCAGACGAGGTCTTCGCGCTTGGCCGGTGCGACGTGGGCCATGTAGGGCTCGGCGTGCTCCATCTCGGGGAACTTCAGCATCAGATCTGCATGCTCCTGGAGCGACTGCTTGGTGCCGAGCACCACCTCATGCATGACGACGCCCTTGTTCTCCACGCGCAGGCGCACGGTCTCGCCGCGCTTCACGCTGAAGTGGTCGGGAGTGAAGCGCATGTCGTCGGTCATGCGCAGGGTGATGGTGCGCTGGGCCTTGTCGGCGTCTCCGGCGATGCCCCAGTCCTTCTGTTCCTTTGCGGTGGGCGCGTTCGCGGCATGGCTTTCATTACCGTGCGAGAACGCCGCTGAAGACAGCGCGAGGAGCGCTGCAGCCGTGAAAAACGAGATTCGATTCATGGTGTGCACTCCTTGGTTCAATGATGCGATCCGTGGCCGCCATCGGTACCCGGCTTGCGCACGGACGGCGCGCGTGGCGCGGTGCCGGGCGCGGTCTGGCGCGGGGCGGTGGAGTCGGGCGGCGCACCCGTCCATTCCTGCGCGACCGTGCCCTGCGGGTGCTTGAACCAGCCCGGATCGCGGTAGTCGCTCGCGCCAAGCTGCGCGCGCACCTTGAGCGTGGTGAACATGCCGCCCATTTCCAGCGGGCCGAATGGGCCGGTGCCGGTCATCATCGGGAAGGTGTTGTCGGGCAGGGGCATTTCCATAGCACCCATGTCGCCCATGCCGCGCTCGCCCATCACCATGTAGTCGGGCACGATCTTCTGGATCTTCGAGACCAGCCCGCGATGGTCCACGCCGATCATGGTCGGCACGTCGTGCCCCATCGCGCCCATGGTGTGGTGGCTCTTGTGGCAGTGCATTGCCCAGTCGCCGAGTTCGTCGGCGATGAACTCCATCTGCCGCATCTGGCCCACGGCCACATCGGTGGTCACCTCGGGCCAGCGCGCGGTTTTGGGCACGGGGCCGCCGTCGGTGCCGGTGACCTCGAATTCATGGCCGTGGATGTGGATCGGATGATTGGTCATCGTGAGATTGCCCACGCGCATGCGCACGCGGTCGCCCTGTTTGGCTACCAGCGGGCTGATGGCGGGGAACACGCGGCTGTTGAAGGTCCAGATGTTGAAGTCCGTCATCTCGTTGACGCGCGGCGTCATCGCGCCGGGCTCCACGTCGTAGGCCGACAGCAGAAAGGCGTAATCGCGATCCACATTGGCGATCAGCGGATGAGCGGCCTTTGGATGCGTGATCCACAGGCCCATCATGCCCATCGCCATCTGCGTCATCTCGTCGGCATGCGGGTGGTACATGAAGGTGCCGGGTCGGCGTGCGACGAAGTCGTAGACGAAGGTCTTGCCCGGCGCAATGTGCGGCTGGGTGAGCCCGCCCACGCCGTCCATGCCGTTGGGCAGGCGCTGGCCGTGCCAGTGGATGGTGGTGTGCTCGGGCAGGCGGTTGGTCACGAAGATGCGCACCCGGTCGCCCTCGACCACCTCGATGGTCGGGCCGGGGCTCTGGCCGTTGTAGCCCCACATGTTGACCGAGAAACCGGGCGCGACTTCGCGCACCACGGGTTCGGCCACGAGGTGAAACTCTTTCACGCCATGGTTCATGCGCCACGGCGTGGTCCAGCCGTTGAGCGTGACCACGGGGCGATACGGCCTGCCGTTGGGTGGCACCAGCGGTGCGGCGGTCTCGGCCGACGATTGGCTGGCGGGTTCGGGCAGCGCGGCCAGGGCCACGCGGCTGACGGATGCGGCGGCCACTGCGGTGGCTGCGCCTGCAAAGAAACTGCGGCGTTGCATGTCAGTGGCCTCCGCTTTCGTTGTTGTTGCTGTTGGATGTGGTTGCTGCGAAGGGCGCGATGCCGCCCGGCGAGGTGCCGGTCAGCGCCAGTTGCAGATCAGTCTCTGCAATCCAGAAGTCGCGCTGCGCGTTGGTGGCGTTGACCACCACCTGCGTCGTGGTGCGGGCCTGCGCGAGCAGTTGCCAGACGCTGTCGAACATGCCGTTGTAGCGCAGCATGGTCTCGTCCTGCACCTGCTTGGCGAGCGGCAGCACCTCGGCCTGTTGTTGATGTGCAAGATCCCACGCTGTGCGGTAGCGCGACCAGTTGGTGCGCGCTTCGCTGCGCGCACGCAGCGCTGCGGATTGCAGTTGTGCGGCGCTGCGCTGCACCTCGGCACGGGTGCGCGCGGAGGCCGAGCCACCCCAATCGAAGATCGGCAGTGGCAGCTCAAGCTCCCAGCCGCGCGTCTTTTCGACGTGGCCGCTCTCGCGGTCCTTCGCACGGTTGTTGGAGTAGGTCACGCCAATGTCACCAAACACCGCGCCGACTCTTGACCAGCCGCCGCGATCCGCTGTCACGTCGAGATCGCGACGCAGCGCGCGCAGATCGAGCCGCTCGCGCAGCGCCGTGGCTTCCGCATCATCACCTGCGCGCAATTCGCTGGCACTCTTGGGAATCGCGGGCAATTGTTTGGGCAGTTCGAACGCCGTCTGCGTGCCCCACAGGCCCATCAGCCGAGCAAGCTGTTCGCGCTCCAACGTGGCGTTCAACCGCGCCCGCGCCAGTTGCGCCGCAGACTCCTGCGCAATCGACAACTCGCGCGCCTGCTGCAGCCGGTTGAAGTTGCCGACTGCGGCCATGCGACGTGCCAGTTCGGCTCCGAGCTGGGCCGCATCATTCATCTTCTCGTTGGCGATCAGCGCCTGCTCTGCCGCCACCGCGCGCAGCCAGGCACGGCGCGTGTCGGCCGCCAGCGTCAGCACGTTCTGCGATGCCTGCAGGGTGGAGCGCTCCATCTGCCAACCGAGCCAGCGCGAACGCCAGGGCAGGGTGATGATGTTGACCAGGCCGAACGCCAGCTCGCGCTCGAACTCGATTTCATGCGCGTTGGTGAAACGGCCCAGCGTGAGCGTCGGATTGAACAGCGTCAGCGCCTGAGCGCGCTCTGCATCCTCGACCGCCAGGCTTGCGAGCTGCACCTGCAGATCGGGATTGTTCAGAAGCGCGATGCGCACAGCCGTGTCCTGATCGACCGGCTTCTGCAACCATTCACCAATGCGCTTTTGTTCATCAGCCTCGGCATTGCTGTTGGCCGAAGGCAACTGCGCATCTTTGGGCAGGCGGCTCTGCGTCTGCTCCTGCACATCGCCGCGCAGCCCATCGGGCGACACGCTCGCACAGCCCGCGAGCACCAGTGCGGCAGCCAGAACGGAAAGACGTCGCATATTCATGGCTTGCCTCCGTGCTGATGGTGTTGCTGATGCATGGGCATCGTCATCGGAATCGGCTTCTGCGCGGGTTTTGTCGCAGGTTGCTGCTGCTGCGCCTCCCATTGCAGAACGTCCGCGTGTCCATTCGGAAACTCGGCGACGGTCTGGTTGGCCGCACTCCAGTTGCCCGGCTGGCGACCGAGGTCACCGCTGGGTTGCAGTGGCTGGTGGGTTAGCGGCAGCGTGGGTGCTTGCGTGTTCAGCACGTCGGAAGAAAGATGGTTGTTTTGGGCGGATGCGGCCGGCGCGAAGGTCATCGCGACCGTCGTTGACAGCATCAACGCCAGATGAATGCAGGAATGCGCAGGGCGCATGGAAGTCTCCTGAAGGCTTGATCAAACATTGAGGGTCGACCACAGGTTGCCTTGGAGGGCAAGCGGCGGACGCACTTCGGGTATGAAAGCTCAGAAGATGGGTGGTTTTGCCACCTGTGCAGGCTGCGCGCTCACAAAGCGCGTGGCGCGTTCGATCTGCAGGGATTGCGGTGCCTCTCCGGTCGAAAGCACCAGTTCTGCCGTCGCATGCAGCGAGGAATTGCAGATGTCGCAGGCCGAGCACGAAGCCCCGGTGTGCTTGCTCGTGCCGCAACTCTGCATGCGCGAATCGTCCACGCAATGATCCGCAGCAGACGAAACCGCAGTCGATGCTGCGGCCATCGCTATGTCGTGGTGCTGCACGGCCGCAATGCCATGCAGATGGGCATGCTCGTCCTCATGTGCTGAGGACACGGTCTCAGCCTGATGGTGCATTGCCACCGGCATGACCCCCATGGCCATGGCATCGCCCAGCAGACCCCGAAGGACCAGCATGAGAACGAGAACCGTGGAGAAAATGCGGCGCATGAGGGTAATGATAGCCGGGGTTGGGGAAAGTTCCCTCTCCGCCCTCGAATCTGCCATGACGCCCCAAGCGCGTCCGCAGGCTTCGGCGATGCAATGTCGTCACGCGAATAACCGAACTCCAAGTGCCAATGTATTAGGGTAAGCGATTATTAATTCTAGAATAATAATTCTAGTACTATCGCTCAACCGATGAGTTGATGTGGCGCAAGTTGCATGCATCAAGAGACACCTCGCCGGCACGAATACATGCCCCACCGCGCCTTCTATAGACCGAGGCGCACATCACGCTGAGAGAAGCACATGGCCACACTGACTGAACAAAACACCAGCAAACGCATCAAGACCAAGAGTTGGGAGATCCACTACAACGAAGCCGGCAGCGGACAGCCTTTGGTGCTCGTGCATGGCGGTGGCCCCGGTGCTTCGGGCTGGAGCAACTTCCATCCGAACATTCCTTACCTGGCCGAGCGCTTTCGCGTGTTCGCGGTGGACCTGCCGGGCTGGGGCAAGTCGCAGTCGGTCCAGTATGACCAGCGCGACAACAGCGGCGCGCTCGCCGAGTTCATCGAGGCATTGGGCCTGGGCAAGGTGGCGATCGTGGGCAACTCCATGGGGGGCTCGTCGTGCATTCGCCTCGCATACGAGCGTCCGGATCTGGTGAGCCATCTCATCACGCTCGGCTCTTCGGCCGGTGTGCCGAGCATCTTCGATGCGACGGGTCTGAGCGAGGGCGTGAAGGCGCTGGAAGGTGCTTACTTCGAACCCGGCCCGGTTTCGATGCGCAAGTTCATCGCAGCAATGGCGTTCGACACACGTCACGTGACCGACGAGTTCGTGCAGGAGCGCGTGGACATCCTGATGTCGCGTCCTGACCATATCGAAGGCTGGAAGAGCGGCCACGGCAAGCCCATGGTGCGCATCGATCAGGCGCGTCTGGCCGAGATCAAGGCTCCCACGCTACTGATTCACGGTCGTGATGACCGCACGGTGCCGTTCACTTCGGGTCTGCATCTGGTGCGCCAGATTCCTGATGCGCGTCTGCTGCTGGTCACCCGCTGCGGTCACTGGGTGCAGTTGGAGCACACGGCGGAGTTCAACCGCAACGTGGCTTCCTTCATCAAGGGCGAGTGATCGTTCACGGCACTGACCGATCCGCACAACAAGGAGACAGCATGATCACTTCGCTCGCCTATTTCGGCGTGAATTCACCCGCTTTCAAGGAGTGGGAGACTTTCGGTCCCGAGGTTCTGGGTTGTGAACTGGTGGCGCAAGAGGCAGATGGAGCGGTGCGCCTTCGCTTTGACGAGATGGCCTATCGCATGGCGATTCACCCGGGCGACAAGCACGGCGTCGCCTACATCGGCTGGGCCACCATGGGCGAAGCGGGCATTGCTCCGATTCTGGAGCGACTGAAGGCCTTTGGCGTGAACGTGCAGCGCGCAACCGCGCAGGAGGCTGCCACGCGCATGGTGCTGGGCTACTACTGGTTTGTGGACCCTGCGGGGCTGCGGCACGAACTGGCCTGGGGGCAGATACGTCCTCGCAACATGTTCCGCCCGGGTCGTGCGATGAGCGGTTTCCGCACAGGTGACCAGGGCTTGGGACATGTGGTGTTGGCAGTGCCGGATCTCGCCGAGGGCGACCGCTTCTACCGCGATGTGCTGGGCTTCCAGTTGTCCGACACGGTGGCGGATGGACCGATTTTTGCGCACTTCTATCACGTCAACGGCCGTCACCATTCGCTGGCGATTGCTCGCTCACCCAACAACCGCGCGGCGTTCCTGCACCTGATGGTGGAAGTGAATTCGCTCGAAGATGTGGGCCGCGGCCTCGATCTGTGCGAAGAGCGCGGCGTGCCTGTCACGCGCACGCTGGGCTGCCACACCAATGATCAGATGACCTCGTTCTATCTGCAATCGCCATCGTCATTCCGGGTCGAGTACGGGTGGGGTGGCCTTGAAGTGGATGAGCACTGGGAGCCGCGTTACTACGACCGCACCAGCACCTGGGGACACAAACATCAGCACAAAGAGCTGTCTCCGTTTCTGGAGATCGAAGCTCCTGCAGCCGCCGGTTGAGCGTGCACTCACACGTGCGCCACTGGACAGAAACCACATCTCAAGAGGATATTGAAAATGAACCCCGTCATCGAAAATCTGCCCAAGCTGGCAGACGCCGTTGCGAACGAAGTCGACGCTGGCGAAAAGCGCGGCTACATCACTGATGAAGCGGCCCGCCTGCTGCGCGATGCGGGCGTGGTGCGCATGTTGCAGCCCAAGGAATTTGGCGGCGACGAGGCCCATCCCCGCGAGTTCTATCAAGTGCTGCTGGAGTTGGCAGCGCGCGCTCCATCCGTAGGCTGGGTGGGCGGCGTGGTGGGTGTTCACCCATTCGAATTCGCACAGACCGATCCCAAGCTGCAGCAAGAAGTGTGGGGCGAGGACAAGGACACCTGGATCGCTTCACCCTACGCCTTCATCGGCCGCGCCAAGCGTGTGGATGGTGGGTTCATCCTGAATGGTCAATGGCCGTTTTCTTCGGGCACCGATCACTGCAAGTGGGTGGTGCTGGGTGGCAAGGCTGAAAAGCAGGGCGGCCCCGAAAACGAATTCGTCGAACCCTTCCACTTCGTCCTGCCGCGCAAGGACTACGACATCCTCCAGGATTCCTGGCAAGTGATGGGCCTGTGCGGCACCGGCAGCAAGGACGTGGTGGTCAAGGACGCCTTTGTTCCGGATTACCACACGCTGGAAGTCGGCAAGCTCAACTCCCGCGAATACGCGAGCAAGTTCCAGCCGGGCAAGGCGCTGTACCAGGTGCCGTTCGATCTGCTGTTCCCCGGCGCGATTGCGGCGGCATCGATTGGTATCGCAGACGGCGTGGTGCGTCACTTCTCCGACTACTCGCGTGAACGTGTCTCGCGCATGGGTGTGAAGGCGACGCAGAACCCGTACCACATGTCTGCGCTTGGCGCGGCCATTGCCGATCTGGATGCGGCCAAGCTGCAACTGCTCACCGATATCACCGATGCCTATGAAGTGGCCAAGCGCGGCGAACGCGTGACGGATGCCGTGCAGGCACGTGCACGTGTACATCAGGTGCGCTCCGTGCACCGCGCAGCTGCAGCCGCAGCCGAGGTGTTCAAGAGTGCAGGTGGCAATGCGAACCGCTTGTCCAACCCCATCCAACGCCAGTTCCGTGATCTCTCGGTGGCCATGGGCCATGCCTGCAATGTGGAAGACCCGGTGTACGCCGCATTCGCGGGCTCGCTGTATGGCATTCCCAAGCCGGCCGGCGTGATCATCTGATGCTGGTTGCGGCACGTCTGTAGGAGTCAGCAATGCAAAACGTTCAAACCCCAATCGACAGCGACCAGTTTCGCGCAGTGCTAGGCAACTATCCGACCGGCGTGGCCGTCGTCACCGGCCTTGATGCGTCGGGCGAGCCGATGGGCATGGTGGTGGGTACGTTCACCTCGGTGTCCCTCCACCCGCCGCTGGTCGCGTTTCTGCCGATGAAGACTTCGCGCTCGTTCAACGTGCTGCGCGAAGCCTCTGAGCGCTTCTGCATCAACATGCTGGCCGCCGATCAGGAAGGCATTTGCCGCACGCTGGCGGCACCCGGAGAGCGCAAGTTCGATGCGGTGAAGTGGCACCCCAGCCCGGCGGGCAACCCCATCATCGACGGCGTGGTGGCGTGGATCGACTGCGAATACGCGAACGTCGTCGATGGCGGTGATCACTTCATCGTGCTTGGTGCCGTCAAGACGATGGGGCTGGAGCGCGATGCCCTGCCGCTGCTGTTTTTCCAGCGCGGCTACGGCCGCTTTTCCACGGGGCCGCTGGTGCTGGTCAACGACCGCGATGTGTTCCAGTCGGTGCGTCTGGCCGAGGTGGCGCGCGACGAGATCGAGGCCGTGGCCAAGGAATTGGGCGTGGGCTGCAGCGTGGTGGCACCGGCCGGTACCGATTCCGTCTACGTCGCCGTGGCCGATCATTCGACTGCGCAGCGCGGCAAGAACCGCCTCGGTGCGCGCGCACCGCTGACGCCGCCGTTGGGCGCGCTGTTCGTCGACGGCGTCAATGCCATTGCCGAAGATGCCTGGCTGGCGCGCCTTGGCAAGTGCAGCGCAGAGACGCTGGCGCGTGCCAGAGACCAGCTCCAGCGCGTGCGTGAGCGGCGCTGGTCCATGTCGCTGCTTGGCGAGCAGAGTTCCGAAGCGCTGGACGCCGCGCTCGAGCTGTATTCATGCCCACATCGCACGCCAGAGCAGGAGCGGCGTTTTCTCTCGACCGTCTCCGCCATGTTCGACATGCACGAGCCGATGCAGATCGAAGAAGCGCAGACCTACCAACTGCTGCATCTGACTGTTCCGGTGCAGAACAAGCGTGGCGAGACCGTGCTGGCGCTGCGCCTGAGCGAGTTCCCGGTGGAGCTGCCTGGCGAACAGGTCAAGGCGCTGCTTGGGCGACTGCAGGACGCGGCCGAACGCGTCGAGCGTCTGATCGCCTGCATTTCCGAATGAGTATGGCTTGCCTGCGATTTTTCCGCAGCCTTTCAACGGAGCACTGAATCGCCATGGATATTTGTCAATTGCGTAGTTTCGTGGCTGTGGCAGAAGCGGGCAGCTATATCAAGGCAGCCGATCTGCTGAACATCCCTCAGCCCACGCTGAGCAGGCAGGTGCGCACGCTCGAGCTGGAGCTGCGGGCCAGCCTGTTTCATCGCCATGGCCGGGGCGTTCGCCTTACCGAAAAGGGTGCCAAGTTCGTCGAATACGCGCGCTCGGTGATTCACACGATGGATGCGGCGCTGGTGTCGGTGCGTGACAACGACTCGGTCTACACCGGGCAACTGGTCATCGGCCTCACGCCCAGCATCGGCCGCATTCTGATCCCCACGCTCGCGCCATTGTTGAAGAAGAACTTCCCGCTGGCCTCGGTTCGGCTGACGGAGGGATTGTCGGGCGCGCTCTATGAAAAGGTGCTGCTCGGGCAGGTGGACTTTGCCTTGGTTCTGAGTCCTGCGAGCTCGCCCCACCTCACCATCGAGCCGCTGGCCACCGAGCAACTGTATCTGATCGGGCCGGAACCGGCAGGCGCGGGCAGCGCCGAAATCGGACTGCAGGAGCTGGCCGATCTGCCGCTGATTCTTCCGCACAGCAACCAGTGGACAAGGCCCGCCGTGGAAACGGCTGCCGCCAAGCTCGGCATGCGTCTGCGCATCGAGTTGGAGATCGATTCGACGGCATCCACCACCGAAATCGTCGCCAGTGGCGGCGGCTATTCCATCATGCCGGGCAGCCTGCAGTCGCTGCGTTCGCTGCCGCAACTGTCGTGGCAGAAGATCGTCAATCCGCCGCTCGAAGCCACGATCAGCTTGATCACTTCAACCAAGCAGCCGCGCAGCAAGCTGGCGGATGCCGCCGCCATGGTGGTCAAGGAAACGCTCAAGGAGCTATGGTGATCGCGCATAGCTGAGATGCAGATGCCGGTCTTGATGGGCCGGATCACGGATTCGAGAATGAACGCGCCGCAGTGGCCGATGCGTTGGTGACGCGGCAACAGACACCCTATAACAATCGAGAAACAGAGACTCATGCAGATCAAGACCCGAACCTTCAACGCTCTATCGGCCATCGTCGGCATTGCGCTGACCGCCGCCGTCGCGCACAACATGGCCACCAATCCACGCTGGGCGGGAGACAACGGCCCGGGCGTCGGCAAGATGCCGCGCGAGGTCGTCGCCGGCTTCATGAAGATGGCCTACGAAGAGGGCAAGGGCGCGCAGGCGCTGGCACTCTACACGACGTCCAAGACCATCGATCTCGCGCCCGACGCGGCCGACCGCAAAGATGGCGCGCCCATCAAGCACAGCGTCCGCCGCGTGGTCGCCGAGGGCCTCAACGTCGTCGTCTGGCATTGCATCGACGGCAGCACCGGCCAGAGCATGGAGACGGTGGACTTCTTCCGTACCCGCGACGGCCGCATCGTGGACCGGGCGCGACCTTCGAGTCAGGCCCTGCCTGCAGGCAAGACTTGTGATCAGGTGTCGTGGCCCAAGCCCAGCAAATGAACCGTACCTCACATCGCATCGCATCGCATCGCCCCACCAGACATGAAGTGACCGCACCATGAACAAAAACGCCACCGACAACCCAAGCCAGGACACCATCCAGATCAACGGATGGTTCACCGGCACCCTGATCATCACCTTCTTCCGCCTCATGCTCGGCGCCTGGATGATCGTCAACGGCCTCAACCATCTGCTGCCGATGTGGGGCCTGCCCAATATCTATCCGCAGCCGCTGGGCACGCTGCATCTCTCCAACGTCATGCTGGTTACCATGATCGAGACCGGTTTGTTCGACTATGTGAAGGTTGCCGAACTGCTGGTGGGCCTGTGCCTCGTGTTCAACCGCTTTGTGCCGTTGGCGCTGGTGATCGCGCTGCCGCTGGGGCTGGTGGTGTTCTACAACTCCATCGTGCTGAATCTGCGCTTTGAGCGGATCTTCAGCTTCTTCATGGCCGTGTGGTGCACGTACATGAACATCGTTCTGCTGCTGGCCTACATCAAGTACTACATCCCGATGCTGCAGTTCAAGGCACCGGTCGGGAAGATCGAAGATCTCCGCCAGATCAAGAACATTTTCGGCTCCGATGAGCAGGCCAAGAACGACTGAAATGAGACCAGAAAATGAGCAACGAATCACTGATCCAGGACCTCGCGTCGCGTCTGCGCACGGCAGAAGCTACGCGCACACCGATCGAGCCGCTGCGCGAGCAGATGACGGAAGATACCGAATCGCTGGCCTACGCGGTACAGCAGGCCAATGTGGAGCACGCCGTGTCTCAGGGCCGCCGCATCGTCGGCCGCAAGATCGGCCTGACCTCACTCGCGGTGCAAAAGCAGCTCGGCGTCGACCAACCGGATTTCGGCACGCTGTTTGCCGACATGCTCTACGGCGATGACGAACCCATTCCGATGCAGCGCACGCTGCAGCCCAAGGTGGAGGCCGAGGTCGCGCTGGTGCTCGGCGCCGACCTGCCGCACGCCGACACCACGCTGGTGGAGCTGATCAATGCGACCGCCTATGTGCTGCCCGCCATCGAAATCGTCGGCAGCCGCATCGCCAACTGGAACATCCATTTTGCCGATACGGTGGCGGACAACGCGTCCAGCGGCCTCGTGGTGTTGGGCGGGATGAAGGTGCCGCTCGACAACCTGGACCTCAAGCTGGTCGAGATGCGCATGACCCGCAACGGCGAGCTCGCATCCCAAGGTGTGGGCAGCGCTTGCCTGGGGCATCCGCTCAATGCCGCGCTGTGGTTGGTGAGAAAGCTAGCG includes:
- a CDS encoding TolC family protein produces the protein MRRLSVLAAALVLAGCASVSPDGLRGDVQEQTQSRLPKDAQLPSANSNAEADEQKRIGEWLQKPVDQDTAVRIALLNNPDLQVQLASLAVEDAERAQALTLFNPTLTLGRFTNAHEIEFERELAFGLVNIITLPWRSRWLGWQMERSTLQASQNVLTLAADTRRAWLRAVAAEQALIANEKMNDAAQLGAELARRMAAVGNFNRLQQARELSIAQESAAQLARARLNATLEREQLARLMGLWGTQTAFELPKQLPAIPKSASELRAGDDAEATALRERLDLRALRRDLDVTADRGGWSRVGAVFGDIGVTYSNNRAKDRESGHVEKTRGWELELPLPIFDWGGSASARTRAEVQRSAAQLQSAALRARSEARTNWSRYRTAWDLAHQQQAEVLPLAKQVQDETMLRYNGMFDSVWQLLAQARTTTQVVVNATNAQRDFWIAETDLQLALTGTSPGGIAPFAATTSNSNNNESGGH
- a CDS encoding plastocyanin/azurin family copper-binding protein; translation: MNRISFFTAAALLALSSAAFSHGNESHAANAPTAKEQKDWGIAGDADKAQRTITLRMTDDMRFTPDHFSVKRGETVRLRVENKGVVMHEVVLGTKQSLQEHADLMLKFPEMEHAEPYMAHVAPAKREDLVWQFNRAGSFDFACLIAGHFQAGMRGTFTVTQ
- a CDS encoding alpha/beta fold hydrolase, producing MATLTEQNTSKRIKTKSWEIHYNEAGSGQPLVLVHGGGPGASGWSNFHPNIPYLAERFRVFAVDLPGWGKSQSVQYDQRDNSGALAEFIEALGLGKVAIVGNSMGGSSCIRLAYERPDLVSHLITLGSSAGVPSIFDATGLSEGVKALEGAYFEPGPVSMRKFIAAMAFDTRHVTDEFVQERVDILMSRPDHIEGWKSGHGKPMVRIDQARLAEIKAPTLLIHGRDDRTVPFTSGLHLVRQIPDARLLLVTRCGHWVQLEHTAEFNRNVASFIKGE
- a CDS encoding DUF411 domain-containing protein, producing the protein MVGIAASIALTAIPALTSTPAKIAVEVWKDPNCGCCGDWIKHMEDNGFAVTAHDSGNTAMRAKLGLPARLGSCHTALVGSYLLEGHVPASDVHKLLKQKPKALGLTVPGMPVGSPGMDGPDYGGRKDPYEVLLVTRNLMNSDVSTSVFTSYR
- a CDS encoding copper-binding protein → MKQNTQRSTATTTIAALLLGALSAFNAQAQEPAKMDHAGHDMSHASEPAAAPSADSTQVMTDGEVLRVNLAAGKVSIRHAAIANLNMPAMSMVFALKNPAELTKLKEGDKVRFHVERETGALLITQIEVVAQ
- a CDS encoding multicopper oxidase family protein, with amino-acid sequence MQRRSFFAGAATAVAAASVSRVALAALPEPASQSSAETAAPLVPPNGRPYRPVVTLNGWTTPWRMNHGVKEFHLVAEPVVREVAPGFSVNMWGYNGQSPGPTIEVVEGDRVRIFVTNRLPEHTTIHWHGQRLPNGMDGVGGLTQPHIAPGKTFVYDFVARRPGTFMYHPHADEMTQMAMGMMGLWITHPKAAHPLIANVDRDYAFLLSAYDVEPGAMTPRVNEMTDFNIWTFNSRVFPAISPLVAKQGDRVRMRVGNLTMTNHPIHIHGHEFEVTGTDGGPVPKTARWPEVTTDVAVGQMRQMEFIADELGDWAMHCHKSHHTMGAMGHDVPTMIGVDHRGLVSKIQKIVPDYMVMGERGMGDMGAMEMPLPDNTFPMMTGTGPFGPLEMGGMFTTLKVRAQLGASDYRDPGWFKHPQGTVAQEWTGAPPDSTAPRQTAPGTAPRAPSVRKPGTDGGHGSHH
- a CDS encoding ATP-binding cassette domain-containing protein, whose product is MSDSPSRNGNGNGTRAARLALQSLQRLHVGPVDLAIDASECISITAPSGAGKSVLLRVIADLDPHEGEAFLDGVACSSMSAPVWRKQVTYVPAESGWWDEYVAPHFAKDFDFALWCPKVALNPDARHWQVARLSTGERQRLALLRAIRPDCKVLLLDEPTSGLDPEAITLVESLLQSLLRERGLSIVLVTHSAEQAARMAARQFTLKNGRLERCDKGNE